In Amphiura filiformis chromosome 1, Afil_fr2py, whole genome shotgun sequence, the following are encoded in one genomic region:
- the LOC140147871 gene encoding alpha-N-acetylneuraminide alpha-2,8-sialyltransferase-like, giving the protein MCGVSKSATMSSRSKLSVVCTMAIVCCVLLVLHMGIYHTQPEINSYSARGNHLQQGIRNVVLNLMNYRHYHAATDGYIMKSLMEYSLPLTRTEFFDVLLNDTSTASQVTNRTLLLKYREEFNEGSTAVGLPQNMFCTKENTNVDETLGFLFSLGKAKITQHLWNLFPETSIFKDKRRYKKCNIIGNSGILFSSKCGKQIDDADFILRCNLPTLKGFEDDVGIHTDLVTANPSIFRERFDSMATEASKREFRQSLSNYDGVIWVPALSVSDTWSLAVEAVNISASQDIKIVFGHPENYLAVWHLWKALGHKDQITTGFYMTTSLLNICEETHLYGFWPFAETADGTHVPYHYYDSDSPVLQFHDTDNEFEILMRLHQLNLLKLHVGPCS; this is encoded by the exons TCAAAATCGGCGACGATGTCTTCACGCAGTAAATTATCCGTTGTCTGCACGATGGCAATTGTATGTTGCGTTTTGTTGGTTCTTCATATGGGCATTTATCATACACAACCTGAAATAAATTCATATTCAGCAAGGGG GAATCATTTACAACAAGGGATTAGAAATGTGGTTCTGAATTTAATGAACTATAGACACTATCATGCCGCAACTGACGG GTACATTATGAAAAGTTTAATGGAGTATTCGTTGCCACTAACTAGAACGGAGTTTTTTGACGTGTTATTGAATGATACCAGTACTGCTTCCCAAGTGACGAATCGGACTCTACTACTTAAATACAG GGAGGAATTTAACGAAGGAAGTACTGCCGTTGGTTTGCCACAAAATATGTTCTGCACAAAGGAGAATACAAATGTAGATGAGACGCTCGGCTTCTTATTTTCTCTGGGAAAagcaaaaattactcaacatCTCTGGAACCTATTCCCGGAg ACTTCAATCTTTAAAGATAAACGTCGTTATAAGAAGTGCAACATTATTGGCAATAGCGGGATTCTATTCAGTTCGAAATGTGGGAAACAAATAGACGATGCTGACTTCATATTAAG ATGTAATCTACCAACCTTGAAAGGATTCGAAGATGATGTTGGTATACATACTGATCTCGTGACAGCAAATCCGTCAATTTTCAGAGAAAG ATTTGATAGTATGGCAACAGAAGCTAGCAAGCGTGAATTTCGTCAAAGTTTATCCAATTATGATGGTGTTATTTGGGTTCCAGCACTTTCCGTGTCGGACACATGGAGTCTCGCAGTTGAAGCTGTAAATATATCTGCATCTCAGGATATAAAAATAGTTTTCGGACACCCGGAGAATTATTTAGCTGTGTGGCATTTATGGAAGGCATTGGGACATAAGGATCAGATAACGACAG gaTTCTATATGACAACATCTTTGTTGAATATTTGTGAAGAGACCCATCTATATGGATTTTGGCCATTTGCTGAGACTGCAGACGGTACTCATGTACCCTATCATTACTATGATTCGGATTCACCAGTTTTACAATTTCATGATACAGATAACGAATTTGAAATATTAATGCGACTTCATCAGTTAAACTTGCTCAAACTTCATGTTGGTCCCTGCTCTTGA